From a region of the Streptomyces sp. NBC_00193 genome:
- the nuoH gene encoding NADH-quinone oxidoreductase subunit NuoH, with protein MNTVQIAAEDLSLFGRDVWWLVVVKAVFCFAFLMVTVLFSIVWERKVVAWMQLRIGPNRHGPWGMLQSLADGVKLMLKEDLIVKRADKVVYVLAPIIAAIPAFMAIAVIPFGPSGNEVSIFGQRTTMQLTDLPIAMLYILAVASVGIYGIVLAGWSSGSTYPLLGGLRSCAQMISYEIAMGAAFASVFLYSGSMSTSAIVEAQADRWYIILLPVSFIIYVITMVGETNRAPFDMPESEGDLVGGFNTEYSSIKFALFMLAEYVNMVTVSAVSVTLFLGGWRAPAPISTYWEGANHGWWPMLWFVLKVQLLLFFFIWLRGTLPRVRYDQLMKLGWKVLIPVSVVWLMLVATVRALRNESYDFQEIVLYVGGGVIALLLLSFVADLFRDKKEKTALADAELAAAAEPFDPLAGGFPVPPKPGQHLAPVPRRRPRSERELIVSGAANTDSDREEGAENV; from the coding sequence GTGAACACCGTTCAGATCGCCGCCGAAGACCTCTCCCTGTTCGGCAGGGACGTCTGGTGGCTCGTCGTCGTCAAGGCGGTGTTCTGCTTCGCCTTCCTGATGGTGACCGTGCTCTTCTCCATCGTGTGGGAGCGCAAGGTCGTCGCCTGGATGCAGCTGCGCATCGGCCCCAACCGGCACGGCCCCTGGGGCATGCTCCAGTCGCTCGCCGACGGCGTGAAGCTGATGCTGAAGGAAGACCTGATCGTCAAGCGGGCCGACAAGGTGGTCTACGTCCTGGCCCCGATCATCGCGGCGATCCCGGCCTTCATGGCCATCGCGGTGATCCCCTTCGGCCCCTCGGGCAACGAGGTCTCCATCTTCGGCCAGCGCACCACGATGCAGCTGACCGACCTGCCCATCGCGATGCTCTACATCCTCGCGGTGGCCTCGGTCGGCATCTACGGCATCGTCCTCGCGGGCTGGTCCTCGGGCTCCACGTACCCGCTCCTCGGCGGCCTGCGCTCCTGCGCGCAGATGATCTCGTACGAGATCGCGATGGGCGCGGCCTTCGCCTCGGTCTTCCTCTACTCCGGGTCGATGTCGACCTCGGCGATCGTCGAAGCCCAGGCCGACCGCTGGTACATCATCCTGCTGCCGGTCTCCTTCATCATCTACGTCATCACGATGGTCGGCGAGACGAACCGCGCCCCCTTCGACATGCCGGAGTCCGAGGGCGACCTGGTCGGCGGCTTCAACACCGAGTACTCCTCGATCAAGTTCGCGCTGTTCATGCTCGCCGAGTACGTCAACATGGTCACCGTCTCCGCGGTCTCCGTCACCCTCTTCCTGGGCGGCTGGCGGGCCCCGGCGCCGATCTCCACGTACTGGGAGGGCGCGAACCACGGCTGGTGGCCGATGCTCTGGTTCGTCCTCAAGGTCCAGCTGCTGCTGTTCTTCTTCATCTGGCTCCGCGGCACGCTCCCGCGCGTGCGCTACGACCAGCTGATGAAGCTCGGCTGGAAGGTGCTCATCCCGGTCTCCGTGGTGTGGCTGATGCTGGTCGCCACCGTCCGGGCGCTGCGCAACGAGAGCTACGACTTCCAGGAGATCGTGCTCTACGTCGGCGGCGGGGTCATCGCGCTCCTGCTGCTGTCCTTCGTCGCGGACCTGTTCCGCGACAAGAAGGAGAAGACGGCCCTCGCGGACGCCGAACTGGCAGCCGCGGCCGAACCCTTCGACCCCCTGGCGGGCGGATTCCCCGTACCGCCCAAGCCCGGCCAGCACCTGGCACCCGTACCGCGCAGGCGGCCCCGCAGTGAGCGGGAGCTCATTGTCAGTGGCGCGGCGAATACTGACAGTGACCGAGAGGAGGGTGCTGAGAATGTCTGA